Proteins from one Thermococcus sp. M36 genomic window:
- a CDS encoding ABC transporter permease — protein MKEVLRWELRSPLNLAMTSGGAVLIGLVMKRYYMTWSESSHGGPSGVEILGSVFRDAFTGDVYLLLALLVPFLVTLAVRLERDEGVALSVYSLPVSRVRILLAKFLAAFLVLFIFVFSVHLLLFSLHFADTSKAVIEVLKVQTVPMAFFYLSALLFMVSVAAVVAIASPNTYVSIFGGFVLLYLPEFLGAEWFWLLKWRDTLGNYKWVTISLSMDPVFGWEFIKTSLLPALVLVALYLLIGNWRDVR, from the coding sequence TTGAAGGAAGTCCTCCGCTGGGAGCTCCGCTCCCCCCTAAACCTTGCCATGACCTCGGGGGGTGCGGTTCTGATAGGGCTGGTCATGAAGCGGTACTACATGACCTGGAGTGAAAGCTCCCACGGGGGGCCGTCCGGGGTTGAGATACTGGGTTCTGTTTTTCGCGACGCATTCACCGGTGACGTTTACCTCCTCCTGGCCCTCCTCGTGCCCTTCCTCGTTACGCTGGCGGTGAGGCTCGAAAGGGACGAGGGTGTGGCCCTCTCCGTCTACTCCCTTCCGGTTTCGAGGGTTAGAATCCTCCTCGCCAAGTTCCTGGCGGCTTTCCTGGTGCTCTTCATCTTCGTCTTCTCTGTGCATTTGCTACTCTTCTCCCTCCACTTCGCGGACACTTCCAAAGCCGTCATCGAAGTGCTGAAGGTTCAGACAGTTCCAATGGCTTTCTTCTACCTCTCGGCCCTTCTCTTCATGGTCTCGGTCGCGGCAGTGGTTGCCATAGCCTCACCCAACACCTACGTTTCAATCTTCGGCGGCTTCGTGCTCCTCTACCTCCCCGAATTCCTGGGCGCCGAATGGTTCTGGCTCCTGAAGTGGAGGGATACACTGGGTAACTACAAGTGGGTCACGATATCCCTGAGCATGGATCCAGTCTTTGGCTGGGAGTTCATCAAAACATCGCTCCTTCCAGCGCTGGTTCTCGTGGCTCTCTATCTGCTCATCGGCAACTGGAGGGACGTGAGATGA
- a CDS encoding ferritin family protein: MLAKYPFELPKDRPLTKREIAQALRWAIEAELDAISFYEQLAEGIEDERIKHIFLDVANEEKEHFGEFLAALFEVDEELAKYLKNGFKEVEEETGIKVRF, translated from the coding sequence ATGCTCGCGAAATACCCCTTTGAGCTCCCGAAGGACAGGCCTTTAACCAAGAGGGAGATAGCTCAGGCCCTCCGCTGGGCCATCGAGGCCGAGCTCGACGCCATAAGCTTCTACGAGCAGCTGGCCGAGGGCATCGAGGACGAGAGGATAAAGCACATCTTTCTGGATGTCGCCAACGAGGAGAAAGAGCACTTCGGCGAGTTTCTGGCGGCCCTCTTCGAGGTTGACGAGGAGCTGGCCAAGTACCTCAAAAACGGCTTCAAGGAAGTAGAAGAGGAGACCGGGATAAAGGTCAGGTTCTGA
- a CDS encoding iron-sulfur cluster assembly protein yields MSLLGIFRSPKKRTPKRGPREDLPPEVKRVVEVLRSVNDPETGVNIVDEGLLYGLTVEGGRAQVFLLLARSTPECHFCQSIAVNVQRRILRDIIRVLREEGFNRIEVYNEIGLLLEEWGDNDGSARTR; encoded by the coding sequence ATGAGTCTCCTAGGAATCTTCAGGTCTCCAAAGAAGAGAACCCCCAAGAGGGGCCCCAGGGAGGATCTCCCACCTGAAGTGAAGCGGGTCGTGGAAGTCCTGAGGTCAGTAAACGACCCCGAAACCGGGGTAAACATTGTTGACGAAGGCCTCCTCTACGGTCTGACCGTCGAGGGGGGCAGGGCTCAGGTATTCCTCCTCCTCGCCCGCTCGACCCCGGAGTGTCACTTCTGCCAGAGCATAGCGGTGAACGTGCAGAGGAGGATCCTGAGGGATATTATCCGGGTGCTGCGGGAGGAAGGGTTTAATAGGATCGAGGTGTATAACGAGATAGGGCTTTTGCTTGAGGAATGGGGTGATAATGATGGTTCCGCCCGAACTCGATGA
- a CDS encoding ferritin family protein yields MEITDKEVFEIAVNAEIRAKEAYEKLASLVKSDIIRDELLFLAKEEDKHREIIGKMAEKFVGGRTEAKKIEIDVMGEFKVIAEKMAEVIKKPDVNIDVVYEIAMQAEVVSEKLYKELADYAATEKTKLILEMLADMEHNHYNILRKQYDYITRYPDIYKEEFYDQLMRDINFNF; encoded by the coding sequence ATGGAGATAACGGACAAGGAAGTTTTTGAGATTGCCGTAAACGCGGAAATTAGGGCCAAGGAGGCCTATGAGAAGCTGGCTTCGCTCGTCAAGAGCGACATAATAAGGGACGAGCTGCTCTTTCTGGCAAAGGAGGAGGACAAGCACCGCGAGATAATCGGAAAAATGGCCGAGAAGTTCGTGGGCGGTAGAACTGAGGCCAAGAAAATCGAGATTGACGTGATGGGAGAGTTCAAGGTTATCGCCGAGAAGATGGCTGAGGTCATAAAGAAGCCCGATGTGAACATCGATGTGGTCTATGAGATAGCCATGCAGGCAGAAGTTGTCAGCGAGAAGCTTTACAAGGAACTCGCCGACTATGCCGCCACCGAAAAGACAAAGCTCATTCTTGAGATGCTCGCTGACATGGAGCACAACCACTACAACATCCTCCGCAAGCAGTACGACTACATAACCCGCTATCCTGACATATACAAGGAGGAGTTCTACGACCAGCTGATGAGGGACATAAACTTCAACTTCTGA
- a CDS encoding iron-sulfur cluster assembly protein yields MKVYMPNREWPRHYRAVLDELAKITDPVTGGDILDSGVVAGLEVNGDTLKIWLNFESHAEYNITGASAIAYSKIIGDIIERFALVKFQNVYVYDLKNNPVGVFENKKGYRIEDISLEKV; encoded by the coding sequence ATGAAGGTTTACATGCCCAACCGCGAGTGGCCCCGGCACTACAGGGCCGTTCTCGACGAGCTAGCCAAGATAACCGACCCCGTCACAGGTGGGGACATCCTGGACTCGGGAGTGGTAGCGGGGCTTGAAGTCAACGGGGACACCCTCAAAATATGGCTCAACTTCGAGAGCCACGCCGAGTACAACATAACGGGCGCGAGCGCCATAGCATACTCAAAGATAATTGGCGACATTATCGAGAGGTTTGCCCTCGTGAAGTTCCAAAACGTCTACGTCTACGACCTAAAGAACAATCCCGTCGGGGTCTTCGAGAACAAGAAAGGGTACAGAATTGAGGATATAAGTCTTGAGAAGGTATGA
- a CDS encoding rubrerythrin family protein, which translates to MVVKKKMTRKFLEDAFAGESMAHMRYLIFAEQAEKEGYPNIAKLFRAIAHAEFIHAKNHFIALGNLGKTPENLQAGIDGETYEVEEMYPVFHNAAEFQGEKEAVRTTHYALEAEKIHAELYKKAKEIAESGKDIEVKKVYICPVCGYTAIDDVPEYCPICGAPRDKFVVFE; encoded by the coding sequence ATGGTGGTGAAGAAAAAAATGACCCGGAAGTTTCTGGAGGATGCCTTCGCCGGCGAAAGCATGGCCCACATGAGGTACCTGATTTTTGCCGAGCAGGCCGAGAAGGAGGGATATCCGAACATAGCCAAGCTCTTCAGGGCTATAGCTCACGCCGAGTTCATCCATGCCAAGAACCACTTCATAGCCCTTGGGAACCTGGGCAAGACGCCTGAGAACCTTCAGGCGGGCATAGACGGCGAGACCTACGAGGTCGAGGAGATGTACCCAGTGTTCCACAACGCCGCCGAGTTCCAGGGCGAGAAGGAGGCCGTAAGGACGACCCACTACGCCCTTGAGGCGGAGAAGATACACGCGGAGCTCTACAAGAAGGCCAAGGAGATAGCAGAGAGCGGAAAGGACATCGAGGTAAAGAAGGTCTACATCTGCCCCGTCTGCGGCTACACGGCCATCGATGATGTCCCCGAGTACTGCCCGATCTGTGGTGCCCCCAGGGATAAGTTCGTAGTATTCGAATGA
- a CDS encoding FAD-dependent oxidoreductase: MRVVIVGNGPGGVELAKNLSKEFDVIIVEMDNLPHYSKPMLSHYIAGFLPEEKLFPYPPGWYEEKGISLKLGTEARVIDRARKVLVTSRGEFPYDVLVLATGARAREPAVPGKEYILTLRTLSDARRIKERLEDEGEIIILGGGFIALELAGNVAKAGYRVRLVHRGRTLLGLDEELSERIRERLEGIGVEFHLETTVLSADEKGLNTDRGYVPGRLKVCAFGIVPNRELAVKSGIHAGRGILIDDRFRTSARDVYAIGDCAEYNGRIYGTAKAATEHAKVLANLLLGNEDRYDFSFRSTYFKFADMNVGLVGRTRGQGRWLDDNTKVFYEGERVVGAVVLDNIRKAFKLEKAIREGLPIDLS, translated from the coding sequence GTGAGGGTCGTTATAGTCGGCAACGGACCGGGCGGGGTTGAGCTGGCCAAAAACCTGAGCAAAGAATTTGACGTGATCATCGTGGAGATGGATAACCTCCCCCACTACTCCAAGCCCATGCTGAGCCACTACATAGCGGGCTTCCTGCCGGAGGAAAAGCTGTTCCCTTACCCGCCCGGCTGGTATGAGGAGAAGGGGATATCCCTGAAACTAGGAACCGAGGCCCGGGTCATAGACAGGGCGAGGAAAGTTCTTGTGACGTCCAGAGGGGAGTTCCCCTACGATGTCCTCGTCCTCGCCACAGGTGCGAGGGCAAGGGAGCCGGCGGTTCCGGGAAAAGAGTACATCCTGACCCTCAGAACCCTCAGCGACGCCCGCAGGATAAAAGAGCGTCTTGAGGATGAAGGAGAGATAATAATCCTCGGTGGTGGCTTTATCGCCCTGGAGCTAGCGGGCAACGTGGCTAAAGCAGGGTATAGGGTCAGGCTCGTCCACAGGGGGAGAACCCTCCTCGGACTCGACGAAGAGCTCAGCGAGAGGATACGGGAGCGGCTTGAAGGGATCGGCGTCGAGTTTCACCTTGAGACAACCGTTCTAAGTGCCGATGAAAAAGGCCTGAACACGGACAGGGGCTACGTCCCAGGCAGGCTCAAGGTCTGTGCCTTTGGAATAGTTCCCAACAGGGAACTGGCTGTAAAGAGCGGGATACACGCCGGAAGGGGTATTCTCATAGACGACCGCTTCAGAACCTCCGCGAGGGACGTCTACGCGATAGGTGACTGCGCCGAGTACAACGGGAGGATCTATGGCACTGCAAAGGCAGCAACGGAACACGCGAAGGTTCTGGCGAACCTGTTGCTTGGTAACGAAGACCGCTACGACTTCAGCTTCCGCTCAACGTACTTCAAGTTTGCCGATATGAACGTGGGGCTCGTAGGCAGAACCCGCGGCCAGGGCAGGTGGCTTGATGACAACACAAAGGTCTTCTACGAGGGGGAAAGGGTCGTTGGTGCGGTCGTTCTGGATAACATAAGGAAAGCATTCAAGCTCGAAAAGGCCATCAGAGAGGGACTGCCTATTGACCTGAGTTAA
- the hisD gene encoding histidinol dehydrogenase, whose product MDFELESYVAGMLKDIRERGIEAVREYSRRFDGYDGPFRVSREEFNEAVQSIPQRDREIILRTIERLWEYHERQMERERLFLKNGSLYGLIYRPIRRIGIYVPGGKPLPSTLMMVGVPAKIAGVKEIAVTTPPKDGKVNPYVLYVADLLGIDEVYKLGGVQAIGAMAYGVGMKKVDKIFGPGNRFVNEAKRQVFGVVGIDSLAGPSEIAVIADETAEKEYVLADLLSQLEHGKDSKAWLLTTSRELAEYCSREGIEVVLCETLEECAEKANEIAPEHLEIITERPMELVDLIENAGAIYLGPYTPVPAADYFLGVNHVLPTGGAAKFSGVLTVRDFMKPISVAQVSREEFLAERELGIRLAEIEGMEAHRRSMEVRK is encoded by the coding sequence ATGGATTTTGAGCTTGAGAGCTACGTCGCTGGAATGTTGAAGGATATCCGTGAGAGGGGGATTGAGGCGGTCAGGGAGTACTCGAGGAGGTTTGACGGCTACGACGGGCCTTTCAGGGTCAGTAGAGAGGAGTTTAACGAGGCCGTGCAGAGCATCCCACAAAGAGACAGAGAAATAATCCTCCGCACAATAGAGCGCCTGTGGGAGTACCACGAGAGACAGATGGAGAGGGAGAGGCTGTTCCTCAAAAACGGCTCCCTCTACGGCCTAATATACCGCCCGATAAGGAGGATAGGCATCTACGTCCCCGGAGGAAAGCCGCTCCCGTCAACCCTCATGATGGTCGGCGTTCCGGCGAAGATAGCGGGCGTTAAGGAGATAGCCGTGACCACGCCCCCCAAGGACGGGAAGGTAAACCCCTACGTGCTCTACGTCGCCGACCTGCTCGGAATCGATGAGGTCTACAAGCTCGGCGGCGTTCAGGCGATAGGAGCCATGGCCTACGGGGTCGGCATGAAGAAAGTTGACAAGATATTCGGCCCCGGCAACAGGTTCGTCAACGAGGCCAAGAGGCAGGTCTTTGGTGTTGTCGGCATAGACAGCCTGGCCGGGCCGTCGGAGATAGCGGTGATAGCGGACGAAACCGCTGAGAAGGAGTACGTCTTAGCGGACCTCCTCAGCCAGCTTGAGCACGGGAAGGACAGCAAGGCCTGGCTCCTCACCACTTCAAGGGAGCTGGCCGAATACTGCTCGCGCGAGGGAATAGAGGTCGTCCTCTGCGAGACCCTTGAGGAGTGCGCCGAGAAGGCCAACGAGATAGCGCCCGAGCACCTTGAAATAATCACCGAGAGGCCGATGGAGCTCGTTGACCTCATCGAGAACGCCGGCGCAATTTACCTCGGCCCGTACACGCCTGTTCCAGCTGCCGACTACTTCCTCGGCGTCAACCACGTCCTCCCGACGGGTGGGGCGGCGAAGTTCAGCGGTGTCCTGACGGTGAGGGACTTCATGAAGCCGATAAGCGTCGCCCAGGTGAGCAGGGAGGAGTTCCTGGCTGAGAGGGAGCTCGGCATCCGCCTGGCCGAGATAGAGGGTATGGAAGCCCACAGGAGGAGCATGGAGGTGAGGAAATGA
- the hisG gene encoding ATP phosphoribosyltransferase → MRFVLPKGRLLQGSLEVLRRAGIELRVPAERRLIERVGNYEVLLARPFDVPVYVEYGIDVGITGSDVVEERGSDVLIPLELPFGKCRLSLAMPEGTKAEPEEMDGYRIATKYPRITRRFFENLDVEIEVLKLSGSIELAPRIGIADAIVDIVETGTTLRANGLVEVAKIMDVSALLLVNRIAQKTKFEEINELVFAIKEVIKDGF, encoded by the coding sequence ATAAGGTTCGTCCTCCCCAAGGGGAGGCTCCTCCAGGGCTCACTGGAAGTCCTAAGGAGGGCAGGAATCGAGCTGAGAGTCCCGGCCGAGCGGAGGCTCATCGAAAGGGTGGGCAACTACGAGGTTCTCCTCGCGAGGCCGTTCGACGTCCCGGTCTACGTCGAGTACGGGATCGACGTCGGCATCACCGGGAGCGACGTGGTTGAGGAGCGCGGGAGCGACGTCCTCATACCCCTCGAACTGCCCTTCGGGAAGTGCAGGCTCAGCCTGGCCATGCCCGAGGGGACGAAGGCTGAGCCCGAGGAGATGGACGGCTACAGGATAGCGACGAAGTACCCCCGCATAACAAGGCGCTTCTTCGAAAACCTCGACGTCGAGATCGAAGTCCTGAAGCTCAGCGGAAGCATCGAGCTGGCGCCGAGGATAGGGATAGCCGACGCCATCGTGGACATCGTCGAGACAGGGACGACCCTCAGGGCGAACGGCCTCGTCGAGGTGGCGAAGATAATGGACGTCTCCGCCCTGCTCCTCGTCAACAGGATAGCCCAGAAAACGAAGTTTGAGGAGATAAACGAACTCGTCTTCGCGATAAAGGAGGTGATTAAGGATGGATTTTGA
- a CDS encoding class II SORL domain-containing protein codes for MISGTIRSGDWKGEKHVPVIEYTKEGDLVKVEVQVGKEIPHPNTPEHHIAWIELYFHPEGENFPILVGRVEFANHGDPLTEPRAVFFFRTGKKGKLYALSYCNIHGLWENEVALE; via the coding sequence ATGATAAGCGGAACCATAAGGAGCGGAGACTGGAAGGGGGAGAAGCACGTCCCCGTTATAGAATACACCAAGGAAGGCGACCTCGTTAAGGTGGAGGTTCAGGTCGGCAAGGAGATACCGCACCCGAACACTCCGGAGCACCACATAGCCTGGATCGAGCTCTACTTCCACCCGGAGGGCGAGAACTTCCCGATACTCGTCGGCCGCGTTGAGTTCGCCAACCACGGCGACCCGCTCACCGAGCCGAGGGCGGTCTTCTTCTTCAGGACGGGCAAGAAGGGCAAGCTCTACGCCCTCAGCTACTGCAACATCCATGGCCTCTGGGAGAACGAGGTCGCGCTTGAGTGA
- the rd gene encoding rubredoxin, whose product MAKWKCIVCGYIYDEDEGDPDTGIEPGTKFEDLPEDWVCPLCGAPKDMFEKIE is encoded by the coding sequence ATGGCCAAATGGAAGTGCATCGTTTGTGGATACATCTATGATGAGGACGAGGGCGACCCCGACACGGGGATTGAGCCCGGAACCAAGTTCGAGGACCTTCCCGAGGACTGGGTCTGCCCGCTCTGCGGTGCCCCCAAGGACATGTTTGAAAAGATAGAGTGA
- a CDS encoding ferritin family protein has translation MVPPELDEGLPLERIKDFSLEELLGMAIKAEIGARRFYKSLAEKIEVKSLRDKIEWLAREEGKHEALLRKMYKNMFPGKEVVFPEEHIGPELTPVARELRGVQDIIELIRWAMKAEEIAAHFYEGIEKMVGTDDRKRLMRYLSDMEKGHYYTLRAEYELLLDWEMYSQMMHVGP, from the coding sequence ATGGTTCCGCCCGAACTCGATGAGGGGCTTCCCCTCGAAAGGATTAAGGACTTCTCCCTCGAGGAGCTCCTCGGGATGGCCATAAAGGCAGAGATAGGTGCGAGGAGGTTCTACAAGAGCCTCGCCGAGAAGATTGAGGTGAAGAGCCTCAGGGACAAGATAGAGTGGCTCGCAAGGGAGGAAGGAAAACACGAGGCCCTTCTGCGGAAGATGTATAAAAACATGTTTCCGGGTAAAGAGGTCGTATTCCCTGAGGAGCATATAGGGCCGGAGCTCACCCCCGTGGCGCGGGAGCTCCGGGGGGTTCAGGACATCATAGAACTTATCCGCTGGGCCATGAAGGCAGAAGAGATAGCGGCACACTTCTACGAGGGGATAGAGAAGATGGTCGGGACGGACGACAGAAAGAGGCTCATGCGCTACCTCAGTGACATGGAGAAGGGCCACTACTACACGCTGCGCGCTGAATACGAGCTGCTCCTCGATTGGGAGATGTACAGCCAGATGATGCACGTGGGACCGTGA
- a CDS encoding Fur family transcriptional regulator, whose product MWKEKALKRLKESGYKLTPQRLKLVEILDRIGSEHPSLKDVLVEIKAEFPTMSFSTLYSNALTLKELGLLELFSLDGETRVELNTEPHINLISGGEVIDFNDTEIIERIRKKTGRKVKLVNIILD is encoded by the coding sequence ATGTGGAAAGAAAAGGCCCTTAAACGGCTCAAAGAGAGCGGCTACAAACTCACCCCTCAGAGGCTTAAGCTGGTGGAGATACTCGATAGAATCGGGAGCGAACATCCATCACTCAAGGATGTCCTCGTGGAGATCAAAGCCGAGTTCCCCACCATGAGCTTCTCCACCCTCTACTCCAACGCTCTAACGCTGAAAGAGCTCGGCCTGCTCGAACTTTTCTCCCTGGACGGGGAGACGAGGGTGGAGCTCAACACGGAACCCCACATCAACCTGATAAGCGGGGGAGAGGTCATAGACTTCAACGATACGGAGATAATCGAAAGGATAAGGAAGAAAACCGGCAGAAAAGTCAAACTCGTCAACATTATCCTCGACTAG
- a CDS encoding GNAT family N-acetyltransferase, giving the protein MRIERVEKPLELKDELVGFVFRVYQGTGGAYPALEWVENKPALDDFDGFREVYEPFLEFRLGKEFDELYVLRDEGGKIAGTVALVYNLGGKDVWWVPEEIKGEKTGLIEFFMVDPAYKGRGYGSMLLEFAIERLKELDKVPYVITFPELEAYSYYIKKGFVKVMDYREFVVLKKG; this is encoded by the coding sequence ATGAGGATTGAAAGGGTAGAAAAACCCCTGGAACTGAAAGACGAGCTCGTGGGATTCGTCTTCCGCGTTTACCAGGGAACCGGCGGAGCTTACCCTGCACTGGAGTGGGTGGAGAACAAGCCAGCCCTTGATGACTTCGATGGATTCAGAGAAGTTTACGAACCGTTCCTTGAGTTCCGCCTCGGAAAGGAATTTGACGAGTTGTATGTTCTAAGGGACGAGGGTGGGAAGATAGCCGGGACGGTGGCACTCGTTTACAACCTCGGAGGCAAGGACGTCTGGTGGGTGCCGGAGGAGATAAAGGGGGAGAAAACCGGACTTATTGAGTTCTTCATGGTTGATCCCGCATACAAGGGGAGAGGCTACGGCTCGATGTTACTGGAGTTTGCGATTGAACGCTTGAAGGAGCTCGACAAGGTGCCCTACGTGATAACCTTCCCGGAGCTTGAGGCTTATTCATATTATATAAAAAAGGGCTTCGTCAAGGTAATGGACTACAGGGAGTTCGTGGTGCTGAAAAAGGGGTGA
- the dps gene encoding DNA protection during starvation protein, translating to MSEHNRRLVEKAGIDVEKLLGMLLRAAAAEFTTYYYYTVLRNHAAGMEGETIKEIIEDARLEDRNHFEALVPRIYELGGELPRDIVDFSKMAWCRDAYLPEEPTVENILKVLLEAERCAVGVYTEICNYTFGKDPRTYDLALAILHEEIEHEAWFEELLTGKPSGHFRRTKPGESPFVSKFLR from the coding sequence ATGTCTGAACACAACCGAAGGCTTGTTGAGAAAGCCGGAATAGACGTGGAAAAACTCCTCGGCATGCTCCTGAGAGCTGCCGCCGCGGAGTTCACCACGTACTATTACTACACGGTACTGAGGAACCATGCCGCCGGCATGGAGGGCGAAACGATAAAGGAGATAATCGAGGACGCCCGCCTTGAGGACAGGAACCATTTTGAGGCCCTGGTGCCGAGGATATACGAGCTCGGCGGGGAGCTGCCGAGGGACATCGTTGACTTCTCCAAGATGGCCTGGTGCCGCGACGCCTACCTGCCGGAGGAGCCGACCGTTGAAAACATCCTCAAGGTTCTCCTAGAGGCGGAGCGCTGTGCAGTGGGAGTTTACACCGAGATATGCAACTACACCTTCGGAAAGGATCCGAGGACGTACGACTTAGCTTTAGCCATACTCCACGAGGAGATAGAGCACGAAGCCTGGTTCGAGGAGCTCCTCACCGGCAAACCAAGCGGCCACTTCAGGAGAACCAAACCGGGAGAGAGCCCCTTCGTCTCGAAGTTCCTGAGGTAA
- a CDS encoding ABC transporter ATP-binding protein, translating to MTVIQAENLHKYFGPIKALQGVTVEIPEGLTLILGPNGGGKSTFMKVALGLYRPTKGSVRLLGKDPWRRPEARKSVGVAFDPGRFPKLTTGREWLEFIARGRGAREEDVEKAAGLFGIEDALDRRIEGYSSGMLKRLSLAQAFVGEPGVIFLDEPLANVDFESVGEIVGIIGKWKGKGKSFVIISHIWEPFENLADYGVVISGGKVYLAGPFADIRDEVEAMFRPPSVAGE from the coding sequence ATGACCGTAATTCAAGCGGAAAACCTGCACAAGTACTTCGGCCCGATAAAGGCCCTCCAGGGGGTAACCGTTGAAATTCCGGAGGGCTTAACGCTCATTCTCGGCCCGAACGGAGGGGGAAAGAGCACGTTCATGAAGGTCGCCCTTGGACTCTACAGGCCGACGAAGGGGAGCGTGAGGCTCCTGGGAAAAGACCCTTGGAGACGTCCTGAGGCCAGGAAAAGCGTTGGCGTCGCCTTCGACCCCGGAAGATTCCCCAAGCTGACGACCGGCAGGGAGTGGCTGGAGTTCATAGCGCGGGGCCGGGGAGCCAGGGAGGAAGACGTTGAGAAAGCCGCCGGGCTGTTCGGCATCGAGGACGCCCTTGACAGGAGGATAGAGGGCTACTCCTCGGGGATGCTGAAGCGTCTGAGCCTGGCCCAGGCCTTCGTGGGTGAGCCGGGGGTGATTTTCCTCGACGAGCCGCTGGCCAACGTGGACTTCGAGAGCGTGGGAGAGATAGTCGGCATCATCGGGAAGTGGAAGGGTAAGGGGAAGAGCTTCGTGATTATAAGCCACATATGGGAGCCCTTCGAGAACCTGGCGGACTACGGCGTGGTCATCAGCGGTGGAAAGGTCTATCTGGCGGGCCCGTTTGCCGACATCAGGGACGAGGTGGAGGCCATGTTCAGGCCGCCCTCGGTTGCCGGTGAGTAA
- a CDS encoding ferritin family protein: MNELEALTLALEVEKAELMFYLRLARKAKEERAKKMFLFLAREEAEHWSIFEKKFVELLVERCELPAVDKDTLEKLLVRVEEGDLSEVDAVRIGMEQEKLTWEFYERAAKEAEHDSVRGVFEELAKVEKAHYELLKAQYDSVMKTGIWMDYQDFSLEVD; the protein is encoded by the coding sequence ATGAACGAACTTGAGGCACTCACCCTGGCCCTTGAGGTAGAAAAGGCCGAGCTGATGTTCTACCTGAGGCTCGCCAGGAAGGCCAAAGAGGAGAGGGCCAAGAAGATGTTCCTATTTCTCGCCAGGGAGGAGGCGGAACACTGGAGCATCTTCGAGAAAAAATTCGTGGAGTTGCTGGTTGAGCGGTGTGAGCTCCCCGCGGTGGATAAGGATACCTTGGAAAAGCTCCTCGTTAGAGTCGAGGAAGGAGACCTGAGCGAAGTGGATGCGGTCAGAATAGGCATGGAGCAGGAGAAGCTGACCTGGGAGTTCTACGAGAGGGCGGCAAAAGAGGCGGAACACGACTCTGTGAGAGGGGTTTTTGAAGAGCTGGCAAAGGTGGAAAAGGCTCACTATGAACTACTCAAAGCTCAATACGACTCGGTGATGAAGACCGGCATCTGGATGGACTACCAGGATTTCAGCCTTGAGGTGGACTAG
- a CDS encoding ATP phosphoribosyltransferase regulatory subunit — protein MRKSLLVESEKLSEIGKYLRRTFELWGYREVFLPAIEEYSDNLRKGTKFAYNNEFYVIKPDITSQILENIKEPPEKLKLYYISEVLDGGIRGQWQAGVEYIGGDVTKMAAEVLLTVITALEALGIEEFYIDIGSLKVWERATEDIKEFRGEVYRALVRRNFEIIERLPISEEKKEELWRLFNFWGKESGYQKLDRIVEAVNDERLFIDFGTVRPLPYYRDILFEVYSPELGKPLGGGGEYTFKGRPAFGFAFDMGALSKLFRKKGDRNRKKLSGEPREVFGEAKRLVRMGIPVEVE, from the coding sequence GTGAGGAAGAGTTTGCTCGTTGAATCCGAGAAGCTATCGGAGATTGGAAAGTATCTGAGGAGAACCTTCGAGCTGTGGGGCTACCGCGAGGTCTTCCTCCCGGCTATTGAGGAGTACAGCGACAACCTAAGGAAGGGAACTAAATTCGCGTACAACAACGAGTTCTACGTTATAAAACCAGATATAACGTCGCAGATACTGGAAAACATCAAAGAGCCACCTGAGAAGCTCAAGCTCTACTACATCAGCGAGGTTCTTGACGGGGGAATCAGAGGACAATGGCAGGCCGGAGTGGAGTACATCGGCGGTGACGTTACGAAAATGGCCGCGGAAGTGCTCCTCACGGTCATAACCGCCCTCGAGGCCCTCGGGATAGAGGAGTTCTACATAGACATCGGAAGCCTGAAGGTCTGGGAGAGGGCCACCGAGGATATCAAGGAGTTCAGGGGCGAGGTTTACAGGGCGCTCGTTAGGAGGAACTTCGAGATAATCGAGCGCCTCCCGATAAGCGAAGAGAAAAAGGAGGAGCTCTGGAGGCTTTTCAACTTCTGGGGAAAGGAGAGCGGCTACCAAAAGCTCGACAGAATAGTCGAGGCGGTTAACGACGAGCGGCTGTTCATAGACTTTGGCACCGTCAGGCCTCTCCCATACTACCGTGACATACTCTTCGAGGTCTATTCACCCGAGCTTGGGAAACCCCTCGGCGGTGGTGGTGAGTACACGTTCAAGGGAAGGCCCGCCTTCGGCTTTGCCTTCGATATGGGGGCTCTTTCGAAGCTCTTCAGGAAGAAAGGGGACAGGAACAGGAAGAAGCTGAGCGGAGAGCCAAGGGAGGTCTTTGGAGAGGCCAAGAGGCTTGTGAGGATGGGCATCCCGGTGGAGGTGGAGTGA